Proteins found in one Stigmatopora nigra isolate UIUO_SnigA chromosome 15, RoL_Snig_1.1, whole genome shotgun sequence genomic segment:
- the LOC144208468 gene encoding CCN family member 1: protein MGRLLVLAVMQAVTVALVTAECPVVCECPAGPPSCPAGVSSVPDGCGCCKVCAAQLNQDCHEGQPCDHHKGLECNYGNDVGRTHGICRAKAEGRSCEYNGRIYQNGENFQAGCKHQCTCIDGAVGCVPLCPSHVPLASPSCPAPQLVKVPGQCCLSIDCHKGTSVMPPAHRRPQSPSYPLYPFLPYPVYPYMKPYAKPYQKLYPYKAKKEMDSLGNELMEVGRKWDKPRGHKHLAAWRQVGDQCMVQTTSWSQCSRSCGMGISSRVTNDNARCKMVKETRLCNIRPCSSLSIPAKKGRKCSRTHKAPEPHRLSYAGCRSTRLYRPNYCGVCKDGRRCCSPRRTRTASVTFACPDGERFTRSVMFIQSCKCSDECNHLNEAAMPPQLWLYGDTHKFID, encoded by the exons GTGACTGCAGAGTGTCCGGTGGTGTGCGAGTGTCCAGCCGGACCACCCTCCTGCCCCGCGGGGGTCAGTTCTGTCCCAGATGGATGCGGCTGCTGTAAAGTATGCGCGGCGCAGCTAAACCAGGACTGTCACGAAGGACAGCCTTGTGACCACCATAAAGGCCTAGAGTGCAACTACGGGAACGATGTTGGCCGTACCCATGGCATCTGCAGGG CAAAGGCAGAGGGCCGTTCCTGTGAATACAATGGACGTATCTACCAAAATGGCGAGAATTTTCAAGCCGGCTGCAAGCACCAATGTACCTGCATAGACGGAGCGGTGGGTTGCGTACCTCTTTGCCCCAGCCACGTCCCCTTGGCATCACCTTCCTGCCCTGCCCCGCAACTGGTAAAAGTACCAGGCCAATGCTGCCTCAGCATCGACTGCCACAAGGGAACGTCCGTCATGCCACCAGCGCATCGTCGACCTCAATCTCCCAGTTACCCACTATACCCCTTCCTCCCTTACCCCGTTTACCCTTACATGAAGCCATACGCCAAACCTTACCAGAAGCTGTACCCCTACAAAGCCAAAAAGGAGATGGACAGTCTGGGAAATGAGCTTATGGAGGTGGGCCGTAAATGGGACAAGCCACGTGGCCACAAGCACCTGGCGG CATGGAGGCAGGTGGGAGATCAGTGTATGGTCCAGACAACTTCCTGGTCACAATGTTCTCGCAGCTGTGGGATGGGAATTTCCTCCCGTGTAACTAACGACAACGCTCGCTGTAAGATGGTCAAGGAGACCCGACTGTGCAACATACGGCCATGCAGCTCTCTTTCGATCCCAGCAAAG AAAGGAAGAAAGTGCTCTCGTACCCACAAGGCCCCCGAGCCTCATCGCCTATCCTACGCCGGCTGCAGGAGCACTCGCCTTTACAGGCCTAACTACTGCGGTGTATGCAAAGACGGCCGGCGCTGCTGCTCACCCCGACGCACGCGCACTGCCAGCGTCACCTTCGCCTGTCCCGACGGCGAGCGCTTCACCAGATCCGTCATGTTCATTCAGTCGTGCAAGTGCAGCGACGAGTGCAACCACCTCAACGAGGCGGCCATGCCTCCGCAGCTCTGGCTCTACGGAGATACACACAAGTTCATTGACTAG
- the LOC144208467 gene encoding ATP-dependent RNA helicase DDX39A-like, translating to MAENDVENELLDYEDDDEPQGATETAAPGGKKEVKGSYVSIHSSGFRDFLLKPELLRAIIDCGFEHPSEVQHECIPQAILGMDILCQAKSGMGKTAVFVLATLQQIEPVDGQVAVLVMAHTRELAFQVSKEYERFSKYMPSIKTVVFFGGLAIKNDEDVLKKNCPHIVVGTPGRILALIRNKTLNLKNVKHFVLDECDKMLEHLDMRCDVQDIFRMTPHEKQVMMFSATLGKEIRPVCRKFMQDPMEVFVDDETKLTLHGLQQYYCKLKDSEKNRKLFDLLDVLEFNQVVIFVKRVQRCIALSQLLVEQNFPAIAIHRGMAQQERLSRYQQFKNFQRRILVSTNLFGRGMDIERVNIVFNYDMPEDSDTYLHRVARAGRFGTKGLAITFVSDETEAKTLNDVQDRFEVNVGELPDEIDISSYIEQSR from the exons ATGGCAGAGAATGATGTTGAGAATGAGTTGCTCGACTATGAAGACGACGACGAACCTCAAGGGGCAACTGAGACTGCAGCCCCCGGTGGCAAGAAGGAGGTGAAGGGATCCTACGTTTCAATCCACAGTTCTGGCTTCAGGGATTTCTTGCTTAAACCAGAGTTACTCCGCGCCATTATTGATTGTGGCTTTGAACATCCATCAGAAG TCCAACACGAATGCATCCCACAAGCTATCTTGGGTATGGATATCCTATGCCAAGCAAAATCAGGAATGGGCAAGACGGCTGTTTTTGTGTTGGCAACGCTTCAACAAATTGAACCAGTCGATGGACAG gtaGCCGTGTTAGTCATGGCTCACACGCGAGAACTGGCCTTCCAGGTCAGCAAAGAATACGAGCGCTTCTCAAAATATATGCCCAGCATCAAAACAGTGGTGTTCTTCGGCGGGCTGGCCATCAAAAACGACGAGGACGTCCTGAAGAAGAACTGCCCCCACATAGTCGTCGGAACGCCAGGCCGTATCCTGGCTTTGATCAGGAACAAGACGCTTAACTTGAAAAACGTCAAACATTTTGTCCTGGATGAGTGTGACAAAATGTTAGAACATCTTG ACATGAGATGTGACGTACAGGACATCTTCAGGATGACGCCGCACGAGAAGCAGGTCATGATGTTCAGTGCCACACTAGGCAAGGAGATCCGACCAGTCTGTCGTAAATTCATGCAGGAT CCCATGGAGGTATTTGTGGATGATGAGACCAAACTGACCCTCCACGGCCTGCAACAGTACTACTGCAAGTTGAAGGATAGTGAGAAGAACCGCAAGCTCTTTGACCTGCTGGATGTGTTGGAATTTAACCAG GTGGTGATCTTCGTCAAGAGAGTCCAGCGCTGCATCGCCTTGTCACAACTTTTGGTGGAGCAGAATTTCCCTGCCATTGCCATCCACAGGGGCATGGCTCAGCAAGAGAG ACTGTCTCGCTATCAGCAATTCAAAAATTTCCAAAGGCGCATTTTGGTGTCCACCAACCTGTTTGGTCGAGGGATGGACATCGAACGAGTCAATATAGTATTCAACTACGACATGCCAGAAGATTCAGACACTTATTTACACAGG GTCGCCCGCGCCGGTAGATTCGGCACCAAGGGCCTAGCTATAACCTTTGTGTCGGACGAGACCGAAGCCAAGACTCTGAACGACGTGCAGGACCGGTTTGAGGTCAATGTGGGCGAGCTGCCCGACGAAATCGACATCTCCTCTTACA TCGAGCAGTCCAGATGA
- the gcat gene encoding 2-amino-3-ketobutyrate coenzyme A ligase, mitochondrial — protein MSLCKTGCTLLNPLRGGLRFSTSLGNRSYAAVAEAKAILNNELESIRVAGTWKAERIITSKQGPHIKVDRSQNEILNFCANNYLGLSSHPEVVQAGIDALKTYGAGLSSVRFICGTQDLHKNLEQKLAEFHEREDCILYASCFDANAGLFEVLLGPDDAVLSDELNHASIIDGIRLCRAQRLRYKHMDLNDLETKLKESQSCRMRLVVTDGVFSMDGDVAPLTGICDLADQYGAMVFIDECHATGFLGPRGRGTDELLGEMDRVHIVNSTLGKALGGAAGGYTVGPKPLIDLLRQRSRPYLFSNSLPPPVVGCATRAVELLLASAEIAQSMSAKTMRFRNKMTDAGFTISGSAHPICPVMLGDARLASSMADDMLNLGVYVIGFSFPVVPKGKARIRVQISAAHTDEDIDHCVDAFIQTGRKHGVIS, from the exons ATGTCTCTCTGCAAAACTGGCTGTACATTGTTGAATCCCCTCCGCGGGGGTTTGCGGTTCTCCACCTCGCTTGGAAATCGAAGTTACGCAGCTGTTGCAGAAGCAAAAGCTATTTTGAACAACGAGCTCGAATCTATTCGCGTGGCAGGGACGTGGAAGGCGGAAAGAATCATTACGTCCAAACAGGGACCGCACATCAAGGTGGACAGAAGTCAAAACG AGATTTTAAACTTCTGCGCCAACAACTACCTTGGACTATCCAGTCATCCAGAAGTGGTGCAagcaggcattgatgcactcaAAACGTATGGCGCTGGATTGAGTTCTGTCAGATTTATCTGTGGTACTCAG GATTTGCACAAAAATTTGGAACAAAAGTTGGCAGAGTTTCACGAGAGGGAAGACTGCATCCTCTATGCCAGTTGTTTTGATGCCAATGCTGGACTGTTTGAG GTCTTGCTGGGCCCAGACGATGCCGTATTGTCAGATGAACTTAACCACGCCTCCATTATTGATGGGATCCGTCTGTGTCGGGCACAAAGACTGCGCTATAAACACATGGACCTAAATGATTTGGAAACCAAGCTCAAGGAGTCACAG tcaTGTCGTATGCGGTTGGTAGTGACAGATGGAGTCTTTTCAATGGATGGAGATGTGGCACCATTAACAGGAATCTGTGATCTGGCTGACCAATACGGAGCCATGGTTTTCATTGATGAATGCCATGCTACTGGTTTTCTTGGGCCCCGTGGTAG AGGAACCGATGAGCTGCTGGGAGAGATGGACCGAGTTCATATCGTAAACTCTACGTTGGGAAAAGCACTAGGAGGTGCAGCTG GTGGCTACACAGTAGGTCCGAAGCCACTCATTGACTTGCTGAGGCAGCGATCTCGCCCATACCTCTTCTCCAACTCCCTTCCCCCACCGGTAGTGGGTTGTGCCACACGGGCCGTCGAGCTTCTACTCGCCTCCGCTGAAATTGCGCAGAGCATGTCAGCCAAAACCATGAG GTTCCGCAATAAAATGACGGATGCCGGCTTTACCATCTCTGGCTCTGCTCACCCAATTTGTCCAGTCATGCTTGGTGATGCACGGCTTGCTTCTTCAATGGCTGATGATATGTTAAATTTAG GAGTGTATGTGATCGGATTTTCCTTCCCCGTCGTACCAAAAGGCAAAGCCAGAATTCGTGTTCAAATATCAGCCGCCCACACGGATGAAGATATTGACCACTGCGTTGATGCTTTCATTCAGACGGGTAGGAAGCATGGAGTTATTTCCTGA